In Nitrospirota bacterium, a single window of DNA contains:
- a CDS encoding SH3 domain-containing protein produces the protein MIQKTLARVCLLLFLVFTFECAHALCVKVPKANVRSGPGTGYEIIWEVYKYMPFRKMGVSLSGDWYAVGDVDGDVNWIHRSLLTGSYDCAVVKTAQVNIRSGPGTNYSKASFSPAKQYHTFKVLKKKGKWYKLRDEWGDTGWIHKNFLWIN, from the coding sequence ATGATACAAAAAACGCTTGCACGCGTATGTCTTCTCCTTTTTCTCGTATTCACGTTCGAATGCGCACACGCGCTCTGCGTAAAGGTACCGAAGGCAAACGTGCGCTCCGGACCTGGCACCGGGTATGAAATCATCTGGGAGGTTTACAAGTACATGCCTTTCAGAAAAATGGGTGTTTCACTTTCCGGAGACTGGTATGCAGTAGGAGATGTCGATGGTGACGTGAACTGGATACACCGTTCGCTTCTTACCGGCAGCTATGATTGCGCTGTGGTGAAAACAGCCCAAGTGAATATAAGAAGCGGACCCGGTACAAACTATTCCAAAGCTTCATTCAGCCCTGCAAAACAGTATCATACCTTCAAAGTCCTCAAGAAAAAAGGGAAATGGTACAAATTGAGAGACGAGTGGGGAGATACAGGATGGATACACAAAAACTTCCTGTGGATTAACTGA
- the dapB gene encoding 4-hydroxy-tetrahydrodipicolinate reductase, which translates to MVRIAVAGAAGRMGSRITALSGEYDGLQLSGAFERKGHKDIGKDVGTLVGIGDTGIKLSEGAESVIDNVDLIISFTTVEASLEHLHLASSKGKAMVIGTTGFTREHMKEVSELTKNIPCVMASNMSTGVNLLLKVLQDVARVLGSGYDIEIIEAHHRMKKDAPSGTALKMAQSIAEALNRNLDDVAVYSRKGIIGERTDREIGIQTIRAGDIVGEHTVIFGGLGERIEITHKASSRDTFARGALRAALWVRNKPAGLYDMQDVLGLK; encoded by the coding sequence ATGGTCAGGATAGCAGTAGCAGGAGCAGCCGGAAGAATGGGAAGCAGGATAACCGCACTTTCCGGAGAATACGATGGACTTCAGTTGTCAGGTGCATTTGAGAGAAAAGGCCACAAGGATATCGGGAAAGATGTAGGAACACTCGTCGGCATAGGGGATACCGGGATTAAACTCTCAGAAGGTGCAGAATCGGTCATCGACAACGTCGATCTGATCATCTCGTTTACCACGGTGGAAGCATCTCTCGAACATCTGCATCTTGCATCCTCAAAAGGCAAGGCAATGGTGATAGGCACTACCGGCTTTACCAGGGAACATATGAAAGAAGTCAGTGAACTTACAAAAAACATCCCCTGTGTGATGGCCTCGAACATGAGCACAGGCGTAAATCTCCTTCTGAAAGTACTTCAGGATGTCGCACGCGTGCTCGGTTCCGGCTACGATATCGAGATTATCGAGGCACATCACAGGATGAAGAAAGATGCGCCCAGCGGTACCGCGCTCAAGATGGCTCAGTCAATCGCTGAAGCACTGAATCGGAATCTCGATGATGTTGCAGTATATTCGCGAAAAGGTATTATCGGAGAGAGAACAGACAGGGAGATAGGAATTCAGACTATCCGGGCAGGAGATATCGTTGGAGAGCATACAGTCATCTTCGGCGGCCTTGGGGAACGGATCGAGATCACACATAAGGCATCAAGCAGGGACACCTTTGCAAGAGGAGCATTGAGAGCAGCTCTGTGGGTAAGAAACAAACCCGCAGGTCTGTATGATATGCAGGATGTGCTGGGACTGAAATAA
- a CDS encoding DNA gyrase inhibitor YacG: MQIACPVCKNKTTWEENPWKPFCSERCKLLDLGKWISEEYKIEGKETSGSNQNTEIEEKKK; the protein is encoded by the coding sequence ATGCAAATAGCCTGTCCTGTCTGCAAAAACAAGACTACATGGGAGGAAAACCCCTGGAAGCCTTTCTGTTCTGAAAGGTGCAAATTGCTTGACCTTGGCAAATGGATATCAGAAGAGTATAAAATAGAAGGCAAAGAAACTTCTGGCAGTAATCAGAATACAGAAATTGAAGAGAAGAAAAAATAA
- a CDS encoding Gx transporter family protein has product MKDIPHRLMQSPGNYRIAILSAFALGLHGVESILPTPFPWLRLGLANIITLITLLLYGMRAAVMVTLIRVILGSLFAGTFLGPAFVLSISGGLASTAAMGFTLSMAPGIFSTVGLSIIGAFFHNAIQLFLAYFLFIQNMEALLFIAPLIILIGTLTGTVNGIVSDTLLSNLKKYAQKSQNVSEA; this is encoded by the coding sequence ATGAAAGACATCCCACACAGGTTGATGCAATCACCGGGTAACTACCGTATAGCAATCCTCTCCGCGTTTGCCCTGGGACTGCACGGGGTCGAGAGCATTCTGCCTACACCGTTTCCATGGCTGAGACTGGGACTTGCAAATATCATTACTCTTATCACACTTCTTCTCTACGGCATGCGTGCTGCAGTCATGGTTACCCTTATACGGGTCATCCTTGGTTCGTTATTTGCCGGAACTTTTCTTGGTCCTGCCTTTGTGCTGAGTATCTCCGGCGGTCTCGCAAGCACTGCAGCCATGGGATTCACGCTGTCAATGGCACCAGGCATTTTCAGTACAGTAGGCCTGAGCATCATCGGGGCTTTCTTTCATAATGCCATCCAGCTTTTCCTGGCATACTTTCTTTTCATCCAGAATATGGAAGCACTTCTCTTCATAGCCCCTCTGATCATCCTGATAGGAACCCTCACAGGTACAGTAAACGGCATTGTCTCCGACACACTGTTATCAAACTTGAAAAAATATGCACAAAAGTCTCAGAATGTGTCGGAAGCTTAG
- a CDS encoding NusG domain II-containing protein has protein sequence MSIKHLISSTTAADKILFAVLMLLSLSGMIFMHEPLSRNATVEIEVNGKPGYLLPFEKNTLVSVHGPEGITVVQIKDGRVRFTESPCRNKLCVRQGWFSSGSVVCLPNKVVVTVERHERHPTQVDAITG, from the coding sequence TTGAGCATAAAACATCTGATTAGCAGCACTACGGCTGCCGATAAGATCCTTTTCGCTGTCCTTATGCTTCTTTCACTTTCGGGCATGATCTTTATGCATGAGCCGCTTTCAAGGAATGCCACAGTGGAGATTGAAGTAAACGGTAAACCGGGTTACCTTCTGCCTTTCGAAAAAAACACTCTTGTATCTGTCCATGGTCCCGAAGGCATCACAGTCGTCCAGATAAAAGACGGAAGAGTGCGGTTCACAGAATCCCCCTGCCGAAACAAGCTCTGTGTGAGGCAGGGGTGGTTCAGCAGCGGGTCAGTGGTCTGCCTTCCCAACAAAGTGGTAGTAACGGTAGAAAGACATGAAAGACATCCCACACAGGTTGATGCAATCACCGGGTAA
- a CDS encoding FAD:protein FMN transferase: protein MDTVVTVSVVSDSPDDADKAIEAAFDRIESLEKMLSLYLPESEISHINKDAGKSPVRVSADVFELLSKAVYVSEMTGGAFDATIGAVSVLYDFHSSTMPPEEAITKNLVLVNYRDMILDKSASTVLLRKKGMLVDSGGIAKGFAADKAVDVLKKRGIQSGLVSVAGDIRTFGLKPDGKPWRIGIRNPRAAENRDEIIGAIELRDTAISTSGDYERFFMLEGQRYHHLLNPETGYPAQGCRSVSVIAGETAFSDAFATGAFILGPQKGLRLLQKMGFEGIIIDSNGAMSMTDGLRGKIEHKTSD, encoded by the coding sequence ATGGATACTGTCGTGACGGTCTCGGTCGTATCAGACTCTCCCGATGACGCTGACAAGGCGATTGAAGCCGCATTTGACAGAATTGAATCCCTTGAGAAAATGCTGAGTCTCTATCTGCCCGAGAGTGAAATCTCGCATATCAACAAAGATGCAGGGAAATCCCCTGTGAGGGTATCCGCCGATGTCTTTGAGTTGCTCAGCAAGGCAGTCTATGTATCTGAAATGACCGGGGGAGCATTCGATGCAACAATTGGTGCTGTATCGGTGCTTTATGATTTTCACAGCAGTACCATGCCACCTGAAGAGGCAATAACGAAGAATCTTGTTTTGGTCAATTACCGCGATATGATACTTGACAAGTCGGCATCAACGGTATTATTGAGAAAAAAGGGAATGCTCGTTGACTCAGGCGGAATTGCAAAAGGGTTTGCAGCGGACAAGGCAGTCGATGTTCTGAAAAAACGCGGGATACAATCCGGACTGGTATCTGTTGCAGGTGACATAAGGACGTTCGGGCTTAAGCCTGACGGGAAGCCCTGGAGAATCGGCATCAGAAACCCCAGAGCCGCAGAGAACCGGGATGAAATTATAGGCGCTATCGAGCTCCGGGATACTGCAATATCAACCTCCGGGGACTATGAGCGCTTCTTTATGCTGGAAGGTCAGAGATATCATCATCTGCTGAATCCCGAAACAGGGTATCCTGCGCAGGGATGCCGGAGTGTCAGTGTCATAGCAGGTGAAACTGCGTTCAGTGACGCATTCGCTACCGGAGCGTTTATTCTCGGCCCCCAAAAAGGCCTACGGCTCCTTCAGAAAATGGGCTTTGAAGGAATTATCATCGACAGCAACGGAGCAATGTCCATGACCGATGGCCTCAGAGGAAAGATTGAGCATAAAACATCTGATTAG